In Pedobacter sp. WC2423, the following are encoded in one genomic region:
- a CDS encoding efflux RND transporter permease subunit, translating to MFKKFIDRPVLATVISILLVILGVLGLTKLPLQQFPDIAPPAVQVTALYPGANAETVLRSVAPSLEESINGVENMSYMSSTASNDGSLVISVYFKLGTDPDQAAVNVQNRVAQATSQLPAEVVQAGVTTAKQQNSLIMVVDLHTDNEKSYDQTFLANYAQINLIPELKRIQGVGQANIFGGSRDYSMRVWLNPAQMATYNLTPNEVMAVIKDKNLEAAPGKFGESSKNAFEYVLKYKGKLTKPEEYQNMIIRSNADGSFLRLKDVARVELGSYTYSNLTRVNGKAGLNIAVQQLSGSNANEIQIAITKFMKKAEKEFPKGVSYDVVYSTKTSLDQSIDQVIHTLIEAFILVFIVVFIFLQDFRSTLIPAIAVPVAILGTFFFMKLFGFSINLLTLFALVLAIGIVVDDAIVVVEAVHAKMEHKKMGPKPATAAAMHEITGAIISITLVMSAVFLPVGFMEGSTGVFYRQFAFTLAIAIVISAVNALTLSPALCALFLKETHTADHGAAAAPTSFKQRFFKGFNTSFESLTNRYVGSLKFLIRTKWVGLAGLLIVILATVWMVKRTPTGFIPSEDQGFIAVSMSLPAGASLERSTQVLKETEVLLRPLAFTKLFNVLGGFNLLTQSNSPSAGAMFVLLKPTAERGEVKDINAIMNIIRGKLAGVKGANFFVFTFPTVPGFSNVDGLDMVLQDKTGGNIGKFSGVAYNFIGELMKRPEIAVAFTSFRADYPQLELQLDEAKAEQLGVSVRDVLTTMQAYFGSAQASDFNRFGKYYRVMVQADVADRADPSSMDNVFVKNKAGENVPINTLVKLQRVYGPETVSRYNLFNSIGVNAMAKPGYSSGDAIRAVEEVAAKQLPSGFSYEFTGLTKEEITSGGQSVIIFGLCLVFVYFLLSAQYESYILPLAVILSIPTGIFGVFVAIGLTGIENNIYVQVALVMLIGLLAKNAILIVEFAVQRRRAGNTLVSSALEAAKLRLRPIIMTSLAFVVGLIPMMRASGPSALGNHSISIGAAGGMITGVILGLFIIPVLFVIFQFLQEKVTGKPQDTAVVEHEEPININEYEIV from the coding sequence ATGTTTAAGAAATTCATAGACAGACCTGTCTTAGCCACTGTTATTTCCATATTATTGGTGATTCTGGGGGTATTGGGACTCACTAAATTGCCTTTACAGCAATTTCCGGATATTGCACCTCCTGCCGTACAGGTAACTGCACTTTATCCAGGAGCAAATGCCGAAACTGTATTACGTTCTGTAGCGCCTTCTCTGGAAGAATCAATCAATGGGGTTGAAAACATGAGCTACATGAGCTCAACAGCGAGTAATGATGGTTCACTGGTCATCTCAGTTTACTTTAAACTGGGTACTGATCCGGATCAGGCAGCGGTAAACGTACAAAATCGTGTAGCACAAGCTACGAGTCAGCTGCCAGCTGAGGTTGTACAGGCAGGGGTAACCACTGCAAAACAACAAAACAGCTTAATCATGGTGGTAGATTTACACACCGATAATGAGAAAAGCTATGATCAGACGTTTTTAGCCAACTATGCGCAGATCAACTTAATTCCTGAGTTAAAAAGGATTCAGGGGGTAGGTCAGGCAAATATATTTGGCGGAAGCAGGGATTATTCGATGCGTGTATGGTTAAATCCTGCACAAATGGCAACTTATAATCTAACGCCAAATGAAGTGATGGCGGTTATTAAAGATAAAAATTTAGAAGCTGCTCCGGGTAAATTCGGGGAGAGCAGTAAGAATGCTTTTGAATATGTACTGAAATATAAAGGTAAATTAACCAAACCAGAAGAGTATCAGAACATGATTATCCGTTCTAATGCTGATGGTTCATTTTTACGTCTTAAAGATGTAGCAAGAGTAGAGTTAGGCTCTTATACCTATTCGAATTTAACCCGTGTAAATGGTAAAGCAGGTCTGAATATTGCAGTTCAGCAGTTGAGTGGATCAAATGCAAATGAGATTCAGATAGCGATCACAAAATTCATGAAAAAAGCTGAAAAGGAATTTCCTAAAGGCGTTTCTTATGATGTGGTTTACAGTACTAAAACTTCTCTGGATCAATCTATTGACCAGGTAATCCATACTTTGATTGAAGCATTTATCCTTGTATTTATTGTTGTATTTATCTTCTTACAGGATTTCCGTTCTACCTTAATTCCAGCGATTGCTGTTCCGGTAGCGATTTTAGGTACTTTCTTTTTCATGAAGCTTTTTGGTTTCTCGATTAATTTGTTAACCTTATTTGCACTGGTACTGGCCATTGGTATTGTGGTCGATGATGCGATTGTGGTGGTCGAGGCTGTCCATGCGAAAATGGAGCATAAAAAAATGGGTCCAAAACCGGCAACAGCAGCTGCAATGCATGAGATTACAGGAGCAATTATTTCAATTACTCTTGTCATGAGTGCGGTGTTCTTACCAGTTGGTTTTATGGAAGGCTCTACCGGAGTGTTCTACAGGCAGTTTGCTTTTACACTGGCCATTGCGATTGTAATTTCGGCTGTGAACGCATTAACATTGAGTCCTGCATTATGTGCTTTGTTCTTAAAAGAAACACATACAGCGGATCATGGTGCTGCTGCTGCTCCAACTAGTTTTAAACAACGTTTCTTTAAAGGTTTCAATACTAGTTTTGAATCTTTAACTAACAGATATGTAGGTAGCCTGAAATTCCTGATCCGTACTAAATGGGTAGGTTTAGCTGGTTTATTAATCGTTATCCTTGCGACCGTATGGATGGTGAAAAGAACACCAACAGGATTTATTCCTTCGGAAGATCAGGGCTTCATCGCGGTTTCGATGTCATTGCCAGCTGGTGCCTCACTGGAAAGAAGTACACAGGTATTGAAAGAAACAGAGGTCTTATTAAGACCATTGGCTTTCACCAAACTGTTTAACGTGCTGGGTGGTTTTAACTTGCTTACGCAGTCAAACAGTCCATCTGCTGGTGCAATGTTCGTGTTATTGAAACCGACAGCAGAACGTGGAGAGGTCAAAGATATCAATGCGATTATGAACATCATCAGAGGTAAACTTGCAGGTGTTAAAGGTGCAAATTTCTTCGTGTTTACTTTCCCTACAGTTCCTGGTTTCAGTAACGTTGACGGTTTGGATATGGTTTTACAAGATAAAACAGGAGGTAACATTGGTAAATTCAGTGGTGTAGCCTACAACTTTATCGGTGAACTGATGAAACGCCCTGAGATTGCAGTAGCTTTTACTAGTTTCAGAGCGGATTATCCGCAGTTAGAACTTCAACTGGACGAAGCTAAAGCTGAACAGTTAGGCGTTTCTGTGAGAGATGTTTTAACGACAATGCAGGCCTATTTTGGTAGTGCGCAGGCTTCAGATTTTAACAGGTTTGGAAAGTACTACAGGGTAATGGTTCAGGCAGATGTTGCTGACCGTGCAGATCCTTCTTCGATGGATAATGTATTTGTGAAAAACAAGGCTGGTGAAAATGTGCCGATCAATACTTTGGTGAAATTGCAAAGAGTTTATGGCCCGGAAACAGTGTCCCGTTACAACTTGTTTAACTCTATTGGTGTGAATGCAATGGCTAAACCAGGTTATAGTTCTGGTGATGCGATCAGGGCGGTAGAAGAAGTGGCTGCAAAGCAGTTACCTTCGGGATTCTCTTATGAGTTTACTGGTTTAACTAAGGAAGAGATTACTTCTGGCGGGCAGTCTGTAATCATCTTTGGATTGTGTTTAGTGTTTGTGTATTTCCTTTTATCTGCGCAATATGAAAGTTACATCCTGCCATTAGCTGTTATTTTATCTATTCCTACTGGTATATTCGGCGTGTTTGTTGCCATCGGTTTAACCGGAATTGAAAATAACATCTATGTGCAGGTGGCACTGGTCATGCTGATTGGATTGCTTGCGAAGAATGCGATTCTGATTGTGGAGTTTGCAGTTCAGCGAAGAAGAGCGGGTAACACTTTAGTTTCTTCAGCTTTAGAAGCTGCTAAGTTAAGGCTTCGTCCGATTATCATGACTTCACTTGCTTTTGTGGTTGGATTGATCCCGATGATGCGTGCAAGTGGTCCTTCTGCTTTAGGTAACCACTCGATTAGTATTGGTGCTGCTGGCGGGATGATCACAGGGGTTATCCTTGGATTGTTCATCATTCCTGTCCTGTTCGTGATCTTCCAGTTTTTACAGGAAAAAGTTACCGGTAAACCTCAGGATACTGCTGTAGTAGAACATGAAGAACCTATTAATATTAATGAATATGAAATCGTATAA
- a CDS encoding TolC family protein has translation MKSYKSIYTALLLVLVLGACKVSKDIPLPVNAAPEKFRGSVSADTASIAALPYKDFFKEQTIRNLIDTAIVNNYDMQIALKNMEAAALLFSQSKLGNLPELNLKVAASSSRPSDNSLNGLQIGQFSQSKHIEDYSVTGGLSWEADIWRKIANQRNAAGAAFMQSAEVKKAVQTRLVSNIAQSFYRLIMLDTQLEIAKKNLSLNDSTLNIIRLQFDAGQVTSLAIQQAEAQQLVAAGLVPQLEQRIALEENALSILTGAFPKTIARIGTLNSINVQDQVSSGIPSRMLSLRPDVKSAELELVKANAKVGIAKASLYPSLVITANGGLNSFKASNWFNIPGSLFGVVAGGITQPIFQRKQLRTQYEVALVDREKSVIQFRSSVLTAVGEVSDELVKIEKLKEQYVIADKRVRTVQNSLSNANMLFKSGMANYLEVINAQSNALQSELDLATVKTAQLNAVVELYRALGGGWK, from the coding sequence ATGAAATCGTATAAAAGTATATATACTGCTCTTTTACTTGTACTCGTGCTGGGTGCTTGTAAAGTATCTAAAGATATTCCCTTACCAGTAAATGCTGCTCCTGAAAAATTCAGGGGTAGTGTTTCAGCTGATACGGCGAGTATTGCAGCACTGCCTTATAAAGATTTTTTTAAGGAACAAACGATCAGGAATCTGATTGATACTGCAATCGTGAATAATTACGATATGCAGATTGCACTGAAAAATATGGAAGCTGCTGCTTTGTTATTTAGTCAGTCGAAATTGGGTAATTTACCAGAATTGAATCTGAAAGTAGCGGCAAGTTCAAGCCGTCCTTCAGACAATAGTTTGAATGGTCTGCAGATTGGCCAGTTTTCTCAGTCTAAACATATTGAGGATTATAGTGTAACTGGTGGATTAAGCTGGGAGGCAGACATCTGGCGCAAAATTGCGAATCAGAGAAACGCAGCAGGTGCGGCTTTTATGCAGTCTGCTGAGGTTAAAAAAGCTGTTCAAACCAGATTAGTATCAAATATTGCACAGAGTTTTTACAGATTGATCATGCTGGATACTCAGCTGGAAATCGCTAAGAAAAACTTGTCTTTAAATGACAGTACGTTAAATATTATCAGGTTACAGTTTGATGCGGGTCAGGTGACTTCATTGGCCATTCAGCAAGCTGAGGCGCAACAGTTGGTTGCTGCTGGCCTGGTTCCTCAACTGGAGCAAAGAATCGCTTTGGAAGAGAATGCTTTAAGTATTTTAACGGGTGCTTTCCCTAAAACTATTGCAAGAATAGGAACTTTAAATTCGATCAATGTTCAAGATCAGGTAAGTAGTGGTATTCCTTCCCGCATGTTAAGTTTAAGACCTGATGTGAAAAGTGCAGAGCTGGAGTTAGTGAAAGCGAATGCGAAGGTTGGGATTGCGAAAGCAAGTTTATATCCTTCATTAGTGATTACTGCAAATGGTGGTTTGAATTCGTTTAAAGCGAGTAACTGGTTTAATATTCCAGGCTCATTGTTTGGTGTGGTTGCTGGTGGGATTACGCAGCCGATTTTTCAACGTAAACAGTTAAGGACTCAGTATGAGGTTGCTTTAGTTGACCGTGAGAAATCAGTGATCCAGTTCAGATCTTCGGTTTTGACTGCGGTTGGTGAGGTTTCTGATGAACTGGTTAAAATTGAGAAATTGAAAGAACAGTATGTGATTGCTGATAAAAGAGTCAGAACTGTGCAGAATAGTTTGAGTAATGCGAATATGTTGTTTAAAAGCGGCATGGCGAATTATTTAGAAGTGATTAATGCACAGAGTAATGCGTTACAGAGTGAGCTGGATTTAGCGACTGTAAAAACTGCACAGTTGAATGCGGTAGTTGAATTGTACAGAGCTTTAGGCGGGGGTTGGAAGTAA
- a CDS encoding exonuclease SbcCD subunit D C-terminal domain-containing protein → MRILHTADWHLGKRLEQSERTDEHQAFLDWLILTLQTENIDVLIVAGDVFDTGSPSNTAFEQYYGFLRRVKDTNCREVIIIGGNHDSISTLNAPSTLLKYFNVHIIGGVPEEFTDQIIEIHSPSGELELVVCAVPFLRDRDIRLSVSGETAEEREARIKQGICDHYHRFKEYIGEYKANHIPVIATGHLFAAGSSTSDSEKEIHVGNLGQVGGDQFPAEFDYVALGHIHRPQVINQMNHIRYSGSPIPLSFSETDDRKQVIVLEFEAGELMSLVEVEVPGYRKLIRIKGDFEKVKTKLVLLEDPGTLYPAWVEVQVETETFIFDLEEQLNTLIVNKPFIERLFPRQLRTRAVRNLDEQTHEAMALTDLDPKTVFLKRCEAEYPEENHAELLLTFKEVLEYMAQKENKG, encoded by the coding sequence ATGAGAATTCTTCATACGGCCGACTGGCACCTGGGAAAAAGACTGGAACAAAGTGAACGTACGGATGAGCATCAGGCTTTTCTGGACTGGCTGATACTGACTTTACAAACCGAAAATATAGATGTTTTAATCGTTGCTGGTGATGTTTTTGACACCGGAAGTCCCTCTAATACAGCCTTTGAACAGTATTATGGTTTTTTGAGACGGGTTAAGGATACGAATTGCCGGGAAGTCATCATTATTGGGGGCAATCATGATTCTATCAGTACACTAAATGCCCCATCTACACTGCTGAAGTACTTTAATGTACATATTATTGGCGGTGTCCCTGAAGAATTTACAGATCAGATTATTGAAATACACAGCCCTTCTGGTGAACTGGAACTGGTAGTTTGTGCCGTTCCTTTTCTGCGTGACCGCGATATCAGACTTTCTGTTTCGGGCGAAACTGCTGAAGAAAGAGAAGCCAGGATCAAACAGGGAATTTGTGATCACTATCATCGTTTCAAAGAATATATAGGAGAATATAAGGCTAATCACATTCCGGTCATTGCTACAGGACATCTTTTTGCTGCGGGGTCGAGTACTTCGGATAGTGAAAAAGAGATCCATGTAGGTAACCTCGGGCAGGTTGGAGGAGATCAGTTCCCGGCAGAGTTTGATTATGTGGCATTGGGACATATCCATCGCCCGCAGGTCATCAATCAAATGAATCATATCCGGTATTCAGGTTCGCCAATTCCATTGAGTTTTTCTGAAACTGATGATAGAAAACAGGTTATTGTTCTTGAATTTGAAGCAGGAGAGCTGATGAGCCTGGTAGAAGTTGAAGTACCTGGTTACCGGAAACTGATCAGGATTAAAGGGGACTTTGAGAAAGTGAAGACTAAATTAGTTTTGCTGGAAGATCCTGGAACATTATATCCGGCATGGGTAGAGGTTCAGGTAGAAACAGAAACTTTCATTTTCGATCTGGAAGAGCAGTTAAATACGCTGATCGTTAATAAGCCTTTTATAGAACGGTTATTTCCCCGTCAGCTCAGAACAAGAGCGGTCCGGAATCTGGATGAACAAACACATGAGGCAATGGCATTGACAGATCTTGATCCGAAGACGGTGTTTTTAAAGCGCTGTGAGGCAGAATATCCGGAAGAGAATCATGCAGAACTGCTGCTTACTTTTAAAGAAGTTTTGGAATATATGGCGCAAAAGGAGAATAAAGGATGA